tgtgtcgtccgcataactatggtaatttattttgttgttttccataatctgggccagtgggagcatgtagatgttaaacagaagactTACTAGGAATTTCTCCTCAAAATGATAGTTAAAGCTATTCAATGTGTAATAAAGCTGTGGCTGCCAGCGACTAAACCCAAATACAAATACACGTATGCAACTCTGTACTAGAACCtaaccaataaaggatttttaaggccgatactgatacaaatatttgggtatttaaaaatccgatattccggTATATCTGCcgatttgtagttatttatgatttctcactaaaataatgacaataatttgttttaatgtcacaacagaacagaggaacatcaaaatatattgaagttctgataaagaaaatgtataaaaatacaaacttaagatatgaaacttaaagtccttttgaacaaaagcacaataacaaaaaaaatcgccaacgctcataacatggttgacagtccattttttttttttttatattcatttatcagaatcatttacttgtcattataaatgattctgatcttttgttttaaattcattattttatttatattatgtacCGATACGGTTGGGCTCTAGTTATTAGACTGTCGCTGTGTTCTGTCCCTTACTATGTTCCTCTGCAATACAGCTTTAGAAGACACAGTAAAACAACATGAttctgcaacacacacatacccacaacaacaaaatctgtgtgtttgtgtgtgtagactAGTGATTCACCTTCTCGAGACATTCCAAGGCCCTGTTTACCCAAGTAGACTGTGTGCTTTGACTTCATGTCACTTTCCCTCCCTATCAGTAGCATATGTTAGCGGGGGCGGGGGCATCTTTGACTGACTGACAATGAGTCACAGAGCTTAAACAGGCAGAGCATCCCActcttgtttttcacttttgcatTCCTTTGTCCGTCCATATCCTGCAGACATACAGTCCAGCCAACCTGCAGTGCCTTTTATAATTAACCCACAATCCACCCTGCTGGGAGGCTGGGCTCAGCATTATCTTTGCATTGCATTAATTAGTGTCAACCAATGTTAACACCCTGCAAAATCCTATTAATTGAATGACCAGCTGTCTTTAAATCCAACATTTCTTATTAGCCTTGTAATCCAAAGTCAAATCTCTTTTTAAAGAGAGTAAAACCATTTGACCTTTTCCAGTTTGGTTCAATGAGTTTTGTCAGAATGGAAGAAATTGACTTCTTAATATCAACtcaataataaattataattctTGTTAATAAGGACATTTGTTGCGATTTAGTCTATACTCAAAGGGGACCTATTATGCTTTTCCGTAgtttctgtcatatctataatgtcggattttcatgttaaacatggCCAGAGCTTCAAATTAGAAGGTTAACGTATTACAGCCctgtctcatggcagtttgtggaatggtcacgttatttaatctattgattcgtgtacacGGACATGTTAAAGTCTCTTTCCCCAAATtctggtgcagaattacagccactagagccagtcccacatgGAGCTTTCCTTAGTAGGTGCCATTTCTGAGTATGTAGCTgttgagtggggggggggccttgaccaactgccactttgctcgtttaaatgccatgatgtctctctctcatgggggggccaaattctctagacgggcaaagcaaagaaaggggtGATAACCTcaccccttatgacctcataaggagcaagattccagatcagcccatctgagctttcattttctaaaaggcagagaaggatacccagggctcggtttacacctatcacaatttctagccactgactggctgggggaactcacattaattttaaaaaacctgaATTTGTgtaattttcatgccatgggccCTTGTCGTTATTTTGAATTtagaagtaatgtatttcaaaggGAAGCCTATTTTGTAATTACAGAACGATTagggtagcgagtagtattgaaaagacaaaaatccGTGAGAtcggtcgggggggggggtggatgggttcGAACAACACAgaactttcaccccggagaccggggattgCAGTTCCTTTCCGAGTTATTCTCTTCCTACCCACAAGCGTCCTGTTGTTGTCGGCGTGTCCCGCGTGGGACGGTTCCTTACCCcgttcttttttttcctaaccacaaccggtcccccctgcgatttggatattgcactagttcatattgcaattttgaaaaaaattacgattaattgtgcagccctaggtgtgtggttgtgctaattttgtgtactgttttaaaaaaacggTCCCCGTTTTTAAATAGTGCTTAAGAAATCGtcacaaaaactgtaatgtcATAATATActgtaggggtgggaatcaccagacgcctcccgatacgatatcaacGCGATACTTATGCCGCGAtatgatatattgcaatttataatcttttttccaacttctaatttttcaatttcaaatgatgtccccaaaaggaaacttagtcaacatctgtttcatctaaaaagataaagtTCTCTGTTtattcatatcacttcaatttcatTGTTGCacaatgggattgtcaagcagacaaactgaccaacacatatataataaaagatccattcATGGCGCCTGTTTATCGATACAgcattgccactgaaaatatcgtgatactatgctgtatcaatttttttccccacccctaatatactgtacatagatcTTATATTTAATTCATAAAGGGCTTAACAAGTCTTAAGTTTGACTTGTTTAAGGCTTCATACTAAATGCATACTATTGTTACAGTGTTATTGTAAAGCTGCTGGAccattgttgtgtttgttgacaCTAAGCAGAGTGAGCaaaagtgtgcgtgtgtgtgtgtgtgcatgtgtgtttgcacgTGCACGTGCGTGTGCTCTCTCCAAAGGAAGGAAAAAGCCGAGTTCTTGCATCCCCTCTACTCGAACCAAGCCTGTCTGTGAACACCGGTGTTCAGAGTGCAGGAAGACAGAACACACAGAACCAAGAACTCTTTTAGACAATCAAAGAAATGACGGTAAATGAACGTGCACGGTGGGGGCTTGTTTGATCTGTGAgttcaaaagaaataaaacatccTGCGGGGATGATCGCAGCTCGCTGGTGAGTTCCCTTCGTGTCCAAGCGCCTGTCGATCGGAGCGTTTCTTTTACTTCCAGAGTGCCTGCTGAGCTTTGTATTCACTCTTCAATTCAGTGTGCAGTCTAATTGCAGCTCTAAAGTGTAGATTAGATGATGTCAGTGTGGATTAAAAGCAGGTCCAGCACCAGTCATTTGTAGGCCCAGCTgtcacctgctgctgctgcagcttgtACTGTTGCATCTGGCCCTGGAGCCaaactatagtatgttgataaaagtaagaaaagtcatagtatagtatgtggaaaaaattgataaaaaagtcatagtatagtatgtcaacaagtaattgtatagtatgtcaaaaaatgtgataaaaacgttagtatagtatgttgaacaaagccatagtatagtatgtaaaagagtgataaaagtcacagttatagtatgttgaaaaaagtcatgccCCATTGAGCACTGCTTtttgccccccccaccccctcttttTCATTTCAAGCACTATCAAACTCAAACCTAATTTTCATTTAAGTGACTGACATAACCATGTTATAACAATGACATGGCACCGTTCATGAACACGAGCCACGATCAGGAGCCTTTATGAATGTTTATGACTGTTGTCATTAAGCGTCACACTGTAATGTTTCACTTACTATGACCACTACGGCTGTCATTAAtaatgtagtctatatccaagacgttccacttctgggattgctccagtgttgcctgaaattccgccggatgtccgtcaccttcctctttctttgttgtTGCCGTTCTAAACTCCTGTGTATTTTTGAGGATTattgttaactgctcctcagatctctgcagggtaaatccagacagctagatagactatctgtccaatctgagtttgtAGCACGACTAAAACAAAGTTTGAACAttcaaatgttccaccaaaacaggttccttcccaatgctattttgcagcggcactatTGCTGTGTCCAGCGCCCAAGaccagaacatgtttttctcccatcccagaatgctgtggaggaaggtctggcaatgcgagactttTATTAACATAACATTGTGTCAAAATTTGAGCAATGACGTCCACGGCAATGGGCTTATTTTCTAGTTATCAACCGCTAAGGAAaaaatccagcaaatagacgccaccaatacacaaaaaaaagtgatttaacgTGACTGCTCATTCCACGTTTTAGCAACAAACCTAAATGTCGGGGGAACATTTGAGTTTTTTCACGTTTGTTTTTAACGGTGTGCACccccactaacctggaaaaAGTTCTTAATAGGAAGTGAATACAGCATGTCGGGGAAACACAACATCTCCCACAGCGGGTGGTCAGAAGGACCGCAGGGTTCGCCAACGttagcttcttctttttctcttctgggGTCTGGTAAACACCAATTTCAGTGCCCATAGCACTATTCACGGCACCAGCGGGGTGTGCTTTTCATTAAACGCTGAAGCAAACGAGGCGGTCCGCCGCTAAGAAATGTATATAGCGTAAATACTGACATATGATGCTTGTGAGAAAGGATTGCAAATAAAGCAAGCTGTTGCTCATAAGGAACTGTATGCCCTTTTCACTGTTGAAAACTTCTTACAGCTTCCCCCCCCTACCCCCATGCCCATAGCCCGTACTTgaataaaaaagataatttgTGTTTCCAGTGGGAGTTATGTGCTCTATGTTTCTAGCCATGGTTTGACTACAGCTCTGTACCTAGCACACAGACATGAGATTGATATCAATCTGTCGTTGCATCCCATTCACATAGAAAGGGAATAGGTGTcttccaaaatgttgaaaaacatcATCTCGAAGTAACAGCAAATGACTTGATAGCCCAGACTGTTAAGATGTACATTGGTACCTTTCTGTTCATTTCACTCAGCGccctgccccccctcccccactgtCCTAGAAAGGCTCTGGCAGCCAGAATGGGCTCATTTCTCCACTCGGAGTCTGCTAATTTTATCCAGGCTCTGACCCATTTGGTGCCGAAAACTCTCCTACTGCTGGCATCTCTTGCAGAACAGTcttggaccacacacacacacacacacacacacacacacacacacacctgtactgGGAGATGGGCCTTATAGGTCTCCATTTAGATTTGCCACGTTAGCTAAATATCCGACCTGTTGTATTTAtaaaagtgcccatattatgaaaaaatcactttttttctgggatttggggtgttattttttgtctctggtgcttccacacgcataaaAACTTggtttgagtgagatacggtttctgaatgtcctctgccgtCAGCCTCTGGGTgggctgttcaaaatctgcccggctttctacgtcactagccaagacgaTAGTAtggaagtgagatgtctcactctgtatttAAAGCAAGTGAGATGCCTTACTCTGTatctaaaacaagtgagatgtctcactctgttgctaaaagaagtgagatgtcacactctggagctaaacagagacctaaacacacagggtgaaaaccgAATCTgaagcaatgtgcagtacaacaaaaatatggtgttttatcaaaatgaaaccatgtaaccctattctggtacaacctcaaatacaattatgaacctgaaaatgagcagaatatgggcgctttaaactACTGAAAGGTaagagtttggaatatgattggcctgtattcatgtttaatttattgcagATTTGTAGACAAAACTGCAAACGTCTGATGCAAGTATCATAGTAGCATCGTAGCTTGGTGTAGCATCAGTAGCAATGGTGGAACTTGATTAAAGTGGCAAGTCAACTTgcaaaaggcaaataataggaCTGTTACCACAATCTGGTAAGTTTAgaaaactttactgtaatgcagcctttaaataAAGGTAAAGACAACCCATGCcgtattacaatattacaatatacatacatacaatattatggtatccaaaatctaagacgatatctagtctcatatcatatCACATTGATATAGTATcgctatattgcccagctctagttcATATATAtagtagatatatatataaatacatgtgactgcttgaatttgttgatgaaaaccatgtgcaGCAACATATAATCATATTGAGGAGGGGATGCATCGAGATGTATATTCAATTGATTTGAATCGTTGACAGGATAATCTTAATCGAATTGTGAGACCAGTGGAGATTTCCACCTTTGTTAGGCAaataaaacctttcttttaGCAATTAACAAagacagcattttttttccatctcagtAACATTGCAAAAATTGGACCCATCTTATCATATCGTGATGCTGAAACTGTAATCCATGCATTTGTGCCTTTACTGCAATGTCCTATTTTCTGGTCTTTCAAATTTTGCCACTAGAGGCCTTCCATTTGCTCAGCTATACATgccatatattgtttgtttttttttcaggataAGCTTTGATACTTAGCAATGAGTGAGTTACCACTATTTCTTTTGGAGGGCTCATGCAGGTGCATACGCTCTATTCTCACTGGGAACAGTTAACAAAAGATGCTGGCGCTtgggtaaaaaaacaatatgtggACCCAGTTCCTTAGTTATCATCTCTCTGCCAATCCAGATCCTGCTTCTAAAGTCTGGGGAGATCAGCAGGTATTAATCCTTGTATTCCATATGTCCCTGTTGACTCAGCCATACAGCACCAGTCATGATGACTCATGTCTTGTTTCTATTCTGGTTCTCCCACTCAGTAGCTCCCTCATAAATGGTGTGCTGTTCACAAAGCTGCCAATTGGGCTACTTTTAGCTGGGCTCTGTTTGTGCTGCAGCACCCATCATCACCAGCTGCCAGCTACTTTAGTCAAGGCGTCCTAAAGGAAGACCCAAATGTGTGTCATATGTTGGCAGGAGGGCTGCATAACACAACTGCCATCTGAAAAGCTCcaaatcttctttttttgtatttccttctagggctgggcaatatttcgatattatatcaatatcgtgacatgagactagatatcgtcttagattttggatgtcGTAATATCGTTATATGacgtaagtgttgtcttttccttgttttaaGGGCTGCATTGCGTAACGggatgtacttttctgaacttaccagactgttttagctcttctattatttaccttttcCCACTTagacattactgatgattatttatctaaaagcaccaattgtcaatcCCAGAATATCAGCGCAATATCAATATTGGGGCATTTGGTCAAGgatatcgtgatatctgattttctccctatGGCCCAGCCCTATTTCCTTCCATTCATAGTGTGCGCGCAGTGACTGCAGTGCTACTTTCAGTGCCATCTTCATAAATGCTTCATGAAACATtgctatatttttttaagaatgcATTGCATGCAGTAGCGTGTCATTTTTCACATTGAGTTAAGTGTATTTAATAGGGCACCAAGTGTAGAGTTGATAAGTAGAAGACTGGAAAAGTCACCACCTGTTACAACACCTGTCCTACCCCCCAAAGAAATAGCCAGAGGTAGATGGTTGCTCCCATTTGGGTTTTTCTAAGGTAATCTTGATTTTTCAGAAAATCACTGATGAACAGTAGAAGCAGACTGACATGAACGTGGGTTATTCAGAAAGTAGTTTATATCAACAAAGTTTTATTGCCGGAAATTTTCAGGATGTCctgtcaccttcctctttctttgtgttggcgttctaaacttgggtggatttatgaagactatggttaactgctcctcagatgaAATAATCtggcaaatccagacagctagcgagactatctgtctaatctgtaGTTTTCTgtttaacaattaaaacaacttCTGAACGTACCCGTTCcgcaaaacaagttccttcccgagactttTTTGCaaaggcaccgtggctccgtccggcgcttagcaccgcctaagacaactgtgattggtttaaagaaattccaataaaccagagcacatttttctcccctcccaaaatgatgtgtggactagccagaccctcttttgCAGTGCTGTGTAGGAAAGTCTGCCAATGTAAGACTAGTCAGAAAGTAAATTGCAACACATAGTTATAAGAACTACTGAACTGGGAAAGGGataaggttttttttcagataGTGACAGACCtgcaatctgagttttcttccTAACTGGCCAACTGCCCTAAATCTTTCAGCATTAGTCCACTATTTGTGCACACAGAATTTTAATCCTCTTAAAATCTGCCGGGGAATGGTGTCAAAGTCCCAGTCCTCTGTTTGACACACCTTTTTAAACCACGCAGGGTCAGTAGTATCACTGCTGTTAAGGCACAAGTCTTGACTGTGGATGTATTAATATCAGTTTATTAACTGAACCAATCATTTTCccagatgtaaaaaaataattaaataaataactcaGAATGTTAACGCATCTCCTTCCAAAGCTAAAACTAAATTCCGCAGTTCTTTCATTTTGGATCActgaaagttgaaaaaaaaaaagttacattgaACACAATACTACACATACTACTAAACTACTAAATACTACTGATACTACTAATAATACAGAATAATTTCCCCAAGGTAACCACTGTAGAACTACTACTAAAAGTTTGGACTACAGTTAGAATTCAACTCAAACTGAATCTGGATCTATGCCAATATTAGTCATTACTTGGGGGGTGGATTTCCACATTGATTCACATCCAGCATGTCTTTTCATGATTGGTACAGCTCAGCTGAACTCAAACTCAACAGCAGAGACAGATTGGGACGATGATGATGTCATCTAAATCTTGATAAGGCAACTGCCGGGACAAGATCAAAGCTGTACTGAGATATGGCTACATTATACAACATATATGAGCCCACAGAATCCCTTACTAACTCAACCCCCAGCCACCAACTTCACAAAGTGTCTCCCGAGGACATCGTCAACTTGCAGTTTTTTTACAATCACTTTGACACTAATTTCACAACTTTGAcgtcatttttcaaaaatcacAACCAATGatcaaaatgcacattttttcaaaacacttgtTTCAATTGCTCGGATACAATACACATAAATCAAAgatcatttgttcatttaacCAAAATCCCCTGTTCAATGTGACACAACTTAACATCAAAGTATTACTACTTCAATAAGCAATTCACGCATTACATTTCAAATGCTTGTAtattcatttcattacagtgatCTAACTATCAATTGATACAACTGCTCAAAACTATAAGTAACTGTTGCATTATCTTTAATGCATAGTTGTATGGAGACAGAAACAATATTCCATGTTAGATCATGAAAGTTTCAAGATAGCTATATTGTCGGCAGTTAGCGTGGTGCATGAACCAATTAGACTACACTATCTTTGGATGTAGTATTTCATCATCattctttactgtaatgtactacTGTTTATCAGATCCTGTTTCTGTGGTTCCGTGTACCACCTTTACTGTAAGACAATTTACAGTATTGACAGTACTGCACTGAATGCATGCAGGCAcgtggatatatatatatataatatatatatatatattatatatatatatatatatatacttggAAAAACCTTAGGGGCATGTGGTACgagtatacagtataatataatatatatatatatatatatatatatatatatatataacagtacacagtatactgtatacgagtatacagtataatatatatatatatatatatataatactgtatACTCGTACCACATGCCCCTAAGGTTTTTCCAAGATGTTTGGCTAATTGCGATGCAGATGAGAGCCTGTGACCAAATCCACATAGAGTTGATGAAGATGTAGAAGTACAGGAATCACttcattgttttgctttttacagtACAAGCAAGTTGAGGAATACTGCATTTGATGTTTTACAGTACTATCTTTTTATTCTTCTATATCCTAGCTGATTATTTAGCTTTGATTCAAATAAAGCTATGTTgatattgtactgtattgtttttcatcaatacatttcagttttttgtcaATGACTCCGCTGTGTCTGTAGTATTCTCTCTATTCTCTCTTTTACAGGATGCATTTTCATCTAGTACCATAATGAACCATGTATCACCTATTTTGTACTGCAATATTTAATGATTGTATGAACAATGACACAGTGAAACTATGGGTAGCTTGTGATTGGGTGATCTAAAGTAACGTTTCAATAGTATTTCacaataaattagttttttgaacCAGTGATTGTGCAAGTGCAAGATTTCTTTAAAGATATACAAGCACAATGCAATGTTTTGAACATTGAACAGCCTGTTTTACAAGTAATGACAGAGTACTCAGGATCATACACTAGCGGGTCCACaacttttctaaaaaaaaagccaagcaTCAGGCCAttgcaacaacacaagacatagCTATTACCGACTCGTCCAACAGCAACATGGCATCGCAAACCTCCCGCCATCGGCTAAAAGCCTTTCTGAGATTTTCTCTTCCATTCTTCCTCGGTGTCCTCTTCAGTCTCTTTGCCTCTGCTGTGATGGTCCGTAGAGGCTGCTGAAGCCGGTTCTGTTGCCTGCTATCATGGCTCCGGTTCCAACTTGTATTTCTCAGTCCTCCATTATGCTCTCTGTGCTCTCTGTGTGCAGCTACTCAGTGAAAAGATCAGCGGTGCCGAGGGGACCAAGCTGGATGAAGACTtcatggagatggagagggtgAGTTCAAAGCAGACATGCTCTCATGGTGGATGCAAAGTGTCACCCATGGCAGTGAGAGGTTATTTTTTATGTAGTACAGGCAGGAGATATGGGCTCCTAAgagggctgcacaatatttgtttagtttttttttgcaatacatCAACTACATCAACCACATTGCGAAAGGCTGTGAcacatacagtgaggaaaataagtatttgaacaccctgctatgttgcaagttctcccacttagaaatcatggaggggtctgaaattgtcatcgtaggtgcatgtccactgtgagagacgtaatctaaaaaaaaaaatccagaagtcaaaatgtatgattttttaactatttattaaaaaagttaATATTCAACCATGAGCCCAGCTTTGACAACTGTATCATAACTGAATATAATGTTTACACATAACTGCAATATGTCGTCTCTTTTAACATTGCTATCTTGCTCCCATTAGAAAATTGAGGTGACCAACAAGTCGGTGTTTGACCTCTTGTCCAAAACAACAGAATACCTCCAGCCTAACCCAGGtatgaaaacaagacaaaaagatGCATCCTATCTTATTCTGTTGAAGAATGTGCTGCTGTGCTGTATCTACCACCACAACATTGTCTGGCAAAAATGAATCCAGTGCATGGTGTGTTGGTTTTTTTCCTGTGCAGCCTCTCGAGCCAAACTGAACATGCTGAACACGGTGTCTAAGATCCGAGGGCAGGTGAAGACTACGGGCTACCCTCAGACCGAAGGCCTGCTGGGAGACTGCATGCTGCGCTACGGCCAGGACCTGGGAGAGGACTCTGTCTTTGGTACCCATTCTCATATTCCAGACTTTCTCAGATAGTAGCCAGGACTGCAGAGCAGTGTTGTTAagtgggggtggcagtagctcagtccgcaGGGAGTTgagttgggaactggagggtcgttAGTTCAAGTCCCCATTTAGACCAAAGTAGGGATTGTGGACTGATAGCTGGAgagatttcaattcaattttattatttctagtatcaattcaaaacaagagttatctcgagacactttacagatagagtaggtctagaccacattccagaatttacaaggacccaacagttctagttgtttcctccagagcaagcaacagtgcgacagtggcgaggaaaaacttccttttaggcagaaacctgggacagacccaggctcttggtaggcggtgtctgacgggccggttggggttagagtgaagagtggaaataacagtcataaaaaatagtagtttgtagtagttctttgacttcacctcctgggcacctcttgagcaaggcaccgcaCCCCCCACCCTTGATGTAGTTGCTGCCCACAGATGGGCACCGGTATGTCCCTTGCCAACGTGAATTATGGTGTTtagagcctttttttttatgatcccCTGTCACTTAATAATACTCGCTAAATCCAGTATTACGCACTGTTTTTCATCATGTAAGTTTGAGGTGTAACCATGTGTTCATGTAAATCCCCCTATGCACATTTGAAAGTTCTGAACTTTTAAAACAAGTGACTACTTACAGCGTAAGAGATTAAAGCTGTGGAAAGCAGTTTATTTTAGGAGTCGTCAGGAAAAACTTCCATACTTgtctttcagcatattgtaattaGGGATGTTTTgataccaataccagtatcggtatcgccgccgatactgcctaaaacgctggtattggtatcgggaagtactggagtttatgcaccgatccaataccacgtaataaagccctaaaataactatgttaaagtagtttatttatgttctttttcagttataaatgactgtcaaactggataataaatgaaagttctgtggcattcattgtttgagagtttaaaggtcccatgacatggtgctctctGGATGCTTTTAAATGG
This genomic window from Etheostoma spectabile isolate EspeVRDwgs_2016 unplaced genomic scaffold, UIUC_Espe_1.0 scaffold00005048, whole genome shotgun sequence contains:
- the LOC116677408 gene encoding LOW QUALITY PROTEIN: endophilin-A3-like (The sequence of the model RefSeq protein was modified relative to this genomic sequence to represent the inferred CDS: inserted 1 base in 1 codon), which gives rise to FHKASQLLSEKISGAEGTKLDEDFMEMERKIEVTNKSVFDLLSKTTEYLQPNPASRAKLNMLNTVSKIRGQVKTTGYPQTEGLLGDCMLRYGQDLGEDSVFGCALVDVGEAMRQMADVKDSLDISVXQNFIDPLQTLQDKDLKEIT